One window from the genome of Malus domestica chromosome 01, GDT2T_hap1 encodes:
- the LOC103426534 gene encoding caffeic acid 3-O-methyltransferase-like codes for MIVSKYPSIKGINFDLPHVIEDAPQYPGVEHVGGDMFVSVPKGDAIFMKWICHDWSDEHCLKFLKNCYAALPDNGKVIVAECILPVAPDSSLATKGVVHIDEIMLAHNPGGKERTEKEFEALAKGSGFQGFRVVCSAFNTYAIEFLKKN; via the exons ATGATCGTCTCTAAATACCCTTCGATTAAGGGCATTAATTTCGACTTGCCTCATGTCATCGAAGATGCTCCTCAATATCCTG GTGTGGAGCATGTTGGAGGAGACATGTTTGTAAGTGTTCCAAAGGGAGATGCAATTTTCATGAAG TGGATATGCCACGACTGGAGTGACGAGCATTGCTTGAAATTTTTGAAGAACTGCTATGCTGCGCTCCCTGACAATGGGAAGGTAATTGTTGCTGAGTGCATTCTTCCAGTAGCTCCGGACAGCAGCCTTGCCACCAAGGGAGTTGTCCATATCGACGAGATCATGTTAGCTCACAACCCCGGCGGAAAAGAGAGGACGGAGAAGGAGTTCGAGGCCTTGGCTAAGGGATCTGGATTCCAAGGCTTTCGAGTCGTGTGCTCTGCCTTCAACACCTATGCCATTGAATTTCTTAAGAAGAATTGA